TTCCTCCGGTTTAGTGAGGTACGGGAAGTCTCCACCATCTCGCATGTGCGCTATCTTCGCATCTTGGTATCTGAAACTTGAATAGGATGCCTCAATAGTTTACGTACGCTTCAAGCATGTCTTCAGTAAGTTCATCGGGGATATTATTGTTGTTCGTCTCGATAATGAGAATCTTGCTTGGTGGCATCCTTCGAGAGCAGAAGTCGTCTACGTAATCAGTCGACATTTGGAGCCTGTTTGAGCACTGTGAAGATCATTTATAAGGGCCACTAACGATATCCTGCCACCGAGGTCGCTTGCAGTGAGTTGATTGAGTTCGTTGGCCATGAACTCGCGTGCCAATTGTTCTACCATTGGGGATTTTGCTCTGGCGCGTACGTTGTCTTGGGGGCATATGTAGTATTCTACAAAAATGTTTTTAAGCACCACATGGGGCAGCACGGTGAATAGCCTTCCGTACATTCCTCTGAGCTCCGGagagctgctgaagcaaTCGGTTCTGCGCATATTTTGACGCCATTCATCATAATTGCATATGTTGTGAAAAGACGCCGCACGCCCTGTTTGTCAAGCGTATGGTGGATGCAAACGCCAAAGCCGACATAATGGCAGGGATAATGGCAATGAATGACAAGCTACACTATGTATTTACTTGCACAAAACACATTATGATACCTGACACTATTCATACCTGCGATAGGAATTGCATAGCGCAATGGCGGATAGACTTTCTGGGTATTTCTCGACGAAAAGTTGCAGGAGGTATCCACCCAAGTCGCTTGCAAATACTAGGGGTTTTGACAGCTTAATGTATTCGAGAAAATGAAGCAGCCCTTCAATCCACTCGTCTGGAGAGTAGTATTCCGGATACTGTGCAGAGATGCATCGTACTCCCTGTATCCAAATAAGTTTGCATGTTACGGTGTATTTTGTTGCGATAGATGCTTCACCGCCACTTACAATGTATGCATAAATAAACAAGCACGCATAAATACATGGGTCAGCCTATGTATCACATAATTAAATCCCTAGACAACGCACACCTGCTTCCTTGAACGTTCACATGAAGGGGGAAACATCAAACCTAATGCTACACATCATCGTACATACAGCGGATGTATATATAGGTGTGACTTACAGCTTTCGCGAGCTTCTCTATGACGTAGAAGTAGCATCCTGCCGTCCCGCATATCCCGTGGAGCAAGACTACACATGGCAGTTCCGCAAGTGACTCATCCGATCCATCTGGCTTCTTTACTGTCGCGCCCTCGTAGTACGTCCAGTGAAGCTCACTGATTGGGTCAAATACGCGCTTAACTGGATTCTCCAGTTTGAAGCGCGCGTAGTCCCTCTGGATCGACTTAAGGGACGATAGACACTCCACAGCTACGGTTAAATGACTTTGTAATACTATTTTCTCTTACTTGGAGAGCGCACATCACCTTCGTTCATTATTTAGGGTGGTGGCTCGGTGGCAGCTACCCCGCTACGTGGCTCGCCGAGTTAGCGGGTTCGCCTGCCTCAAATTCTGTCTTATCAGTCTCAATAATGCAGCCGTTCTCGTTTTAAAATGTTGAGCTTCGTAGAGGCGGAGATGTACCTCCGCAGTTTGCGCGAGGGTATTGCCAAAGTTCAGGAGGATTCCACCGCTTCTGAGAAATACCTGCTCGCATCTAACGCTTTTTCGCAGATACAGGACCATGTATGTTTACACCTACTCCGAAAATGATTATTTTCGTTCAGATTCCGAAATTGGCAGCTCATCAAGTGCTTTCGAGATATGTCGAGAAGCTCATTGCGCTCCTGGCCCATTCGCTGATTGAGGACCCAGCGAACGAGCTCGAAGAGAAGCGCCAATTGTGCGAGTCCATATGCCTGCATCTTATGATGAAAGGCGATGTCACAACTCTCTCCATGGATTCGTTCGGTTCGCACGTTCTGCAGAGCGCTCTTCAGTGCGGCACGATTTTTGAGCACCAGGGCTTCAGTCTAAGCACGCCGCTTCAGTACTTCGCGGCAGCGGTAGAGTAAGTTTTGTGCCGTGTCTACTCGATGTGAAACCAGGGATGGCTGTCTTTTCCAGATGCTGCACCACCCGTCAGGATCGCACGTGTTGCGCAGCCTGATAAAGGCTATCGCATGTGCCCTGGACGCGGATGCCTTCCAGAGTTCCAGAAGTGGGTCAATACGCCGTGTATATATATTATTGTCTCAGGATCAGGGAAAACAGCGGATAAGTGCGAGGTGTTGCTGCATGCCCAGGTATCGCTAATTAAAACCATTTGACACCTTTGCAGCATGAATTGGAAGAGTGGCGTTTCGCAAGACTGGAGCGTTGGGCGGACCTGTTTTGCTTAGATTTGGGTGGTTCGCTTTCTACCACCCAGTCGTCGATCACTGTTTGCGTCGTGTTGAAGATGTGCCAGAGCAGACCTGGTAGCAACGTGTCACGATTGTGCAACAGCGTTTCGGAATACTGTGTTACGCACTGCACCGAGTCTAAAGCGGTGAGCTACGCAGCTCAAGAGTGCCTTCAGCTATGCTCGAATGAGGAATTTAACCGTGTTTTCAACATTTTGGTGGCCACGAGGGCGCAAGAGCTGTCGGAGCACGCGTTTGGAAACTACGTCGTCCAATCCGTTATTTGCCACCGTTATTTCCAGCAGAGCCACCTGGAGCGGCTGTTGAATTCCATTGATATGGGCAAGTTGCTCCTGAGCTCCTCTGCCTCGGTGGTATGGCGAATGTGCGAGTCTGCGGTTACTCTGGGAACGTGTCAAGCTCTTTTTGTAAAAAAGCTAATGGCTGCACTTCGTATATCGAACTACACAGTCAATGATTCGAAAAAGAAGCGCGCCAAAGAAAAAAAGAGGAAAGCCAAAGAGGAATTGCGATCAGATGGCGCTGCGTCAGCCGATGCTGCTGACGACAGGGGTGCTCAACCCGTTGAAGAAACGCAATCTGGCGATGAATCGGGCGCCCATTCATTCAAGGGTCATCTTTGGTTAGCGCTGACCTCTTGCACGCGGCCTGAGAAAAATCATATCCACCTGCGTGCGGCCGGTGCGTCCATATTGCTCCACATGCTCAAGTTTGAACGCAAGTTAATCGTGAACCTGCTGAGCGACTTCAAATACTTCCTCCGTATCGCAAAATCGCATGGCCGTATCGTCGACTTAGCCACTGATCGCCACTATTCCCGGGTGCTCCAGTTAATGCTAGACCGCCGTCAGGGTCTGATGACGGAGAAGCAGGTGAGGAGGCTTTTCAAGTACCTAAAGCCCCATTTGTTCGACATCGCCATGGACATCAATGGCGCTTTCGTGCTTTCGGACCTCTTCCAGGCGTCGCCATTGCAGCTCAGGCGAGCCCTTTTAACGGGGCTTGCGCCGCACAGCAAGGAAATCATTGACAGAAACAAGAAGTTCGCCAGCATCATATGCCTCGACGCATTCTGCAAGAGCGAGTCGGCGTGGACCAAGCATCAGACTGTGGCCGAGTCCGTCCGTACTCTCTTCAAGGACATTATCAACCCGGGGTCGTAATACCGCCCCGAGGCTACCGAAAACGGCAGTCACGAAACTGCAACATGTAAATTGACGCGTTACAGTATCACTTTTATGTATGTTGTCACACTACAAGATCCGCGTATCTTTGACGCGCCATTTTAGGTGGTATTCGCTGCGCTAACGCATAAATGTGGATAATCACGATCTCTCCATTCGGTGCTCAGGGCGCACCGCATATAAACATTGTCAGGATCTAGGATAGCCAGCCCGTGCTCAATGACGCCGGCTGCATTTCGGAAAGGGTACCACTCCGTATCATTTCTCTCACTTCCTCCGTGGTGTAGGTCCTAATCGTTTTGGCCGCATCCGTTTGTGTAAATGTGTCGAAAAGCTTCGACATCCTCTCCGGTTTGGTGCCACATACACCTACGACATAATGCTGGCACACAATGACGATCTCCTCGACCTCGTCCAGACACTCAAGTTTCTGCAAGGCGCTCAATCAGGCAACGCCACGATCAACACCTACCCTCAGCCTCCTCTTTTCCTCATCGGTGATGAGCACGTTGTATAGGGTATTCATGTCCATGATTGCGACCTTCTCCCAGCCGAGCTCGGTGTACCTATGCATCAGTGTTTCCGCGTCATCATGTATATAGTTCGCTTTTTTTTCACAATCAGTCTCATTCCACTAGTACACGTGTCAAATCCGGATTGTGGATTGTGTCATTGATTGCTCACTGACCTTTTGATCTGACTCTCTATGGTAGGGTAAGCAATCGACCCGTGCAGCTCGCTTCCGAATTCCTGCCCAAGATGCGACAACTAGGACTACGCCTTACTCTGTACCGCTCGACCATGAGTTGGCCGAACTTGTCGTTGATCCTGACCTACGTTTTCATGACTACGACGGATGTAAAACTGCGTACCGGCTCCCAATACACGAAACACGACGGGCCGCTAGAAACACTTGAGGCGAACTTGATGATCTGAATTAACGTCATCTAAATCACGCAGACGACAATACCTTGTTGCTTTTTTCCACATCCAGGTAAACAAGGGAGCACT
This genomic stretch from Babesia bigemina genome assembly Bbig001, chromosome : III harbors:
- a CDS encoding pumilio-family RNA binding repeat domain containing protein, putative, whose translation is MLSFVEAEMYLRSLREGIAKVQEDSTASEKYLLASNAFSQIQDHIPKLAAHQVLSRYVEKLIALLAHSLIEDPANELEEKRQLCESICLHLMMKGDVTTLSMDSFGSHVLQSALQCGTIFEHQGFSLSTPLQYFAAAVEDGCLFQMLHHPSGSHVLRSLIKAIACALDADAFQSSRKWRFARLERWADLFCLDLGGSLSTTQSSITVCVVLKMCQSRPGSNVSRLCNSVSEYCVTHCTESKAVSYAAQECLQLCSNEEFNRVFNILVATRAQELSEHAFGNYVVQSVICHRYFQQSHLERLLNSIDMGKLLLSSSASVVWRMCESAVTLGTCQALFVKKLMAALRISNYTVNDSKKKRAKEKKRKAKEELRSDGAASADAADDRGAQPVEETQSGDESGAHSFKGHLWLALTSCTRPEKNHIHLRAAGASILLHMLKFERKLIVNLLSDFKYFLRIAKSHGRIVDLATDRHYSRVLQLMLDRRQGLMTEKQVRRLFKYLKPHLFDIAMDINGAFVLSDLFQASPLQLRRALLTGLAPHSKEIIDRNKKFASIICLDAFCKSESAWTKHQTVAESVRTLFKDIINPGS
- a CDS encoding LEUCINE CARBOXYL METHYLTRANSFERASE, putative, giving the protein MADERSIDAFDTSRHAVGCKWSAVQAGYVEDSYIGYFTDGKKHGPIHNMLHFLRINAIRQAISAFIEQFPDENVQLVNLGCGFDTLAFWVLQHYPKATCFDVDKPRQLKAKAALIRKAYPVMELLQEFDGDGDKIIDAKRYKMVPADLNNITEIEMLVSNYNFARDQPTVFLSECSLVYLDVEKSNKIIKFASSVSSGPSCFVYWEPEFGSELHGSIAYPTIESQIKRSWNETDCEKKANYIHDDAETLMHRYTELGWEKVAIMDMNTLYNVLITDEEKRRLRKLECLDEVEEIVIVCQHYVVGVCGTKPERMSKLFDTFTQTDAAKTIRTYTTEEVREMIRSGTLSEMQPASLSTGWLS